The following are from one region of the Juglans regia cultivar Chandler chromosome 10, Walnut 2.0, whole genome shotgun sequence genome:
- the LOC108989107 gene encoding uncharacterized protein At5g64816-like isoform X2 — protein MVEVWWSLLGAAIPAVIAGNAFRLKKRHAEDQRLKSARGREKSPDDIFVCERVCTSKRMLKKVGAFSKDPIPDTCVTVCGVSELDACADACARTVCVNQHQVPNWNDACLRRCQNIARIGHGETTFAELLVVDGSAT, from the exons ATGGTGGAAGTGTGGTGGTCCCTACTGGGGGCTGCTATCCCAGCAGTTATAGCTGGGAACGCTTTTAGATTGAAGAAAAGACATGCTGAAGATCAGAGGTTAAAGAGTGCCAGGGGTAGGGAAAAGAGCCCTGATGACATATTTGTCTGTGAAAGGGTGTGTACATCAAAGAGAATGTTAAAAAAGGTTGGTGCCTTCTCAAAGGACCCAATTCCTGATACTTGTGTTACTGTCTGTGGTGTGTCTGAGCTTGATGCATGTGCTGATGCCTGCGCTCGCACTGTTTGTGTAAACCAACATCAAGTGCCAAACTGGAATGACGCCTGCTTAAGGAGATGCCAGA aCATTGCAAGGATTGGACATGGCGAGACGACCTTCGCCGAACTTCTTGTGGTTGATGGTTCGGCAACTTGA
- the LOC108989107 gene encoding uncharacterized protein At5g64816-like isoform X4, producing the protein MVEVWWSLLGAAIPAVIAGNAFRLKKRHAEDQRLKSARGREKSPDDIFVCERVCTSKRMLKKVGAFSKDPIPDTCVTVCGVSELDACADACARTVCVNQHQVPNWNDACLRRCQSECLKLSDSRYF; encoded by the coding sequence ATGGTGGAAGTGTGGTGGTCCCTACTGGGGGCTGCTATCCCAGCAGTTATAGCTGGGAACGCTTTTAGATTGAAGAAAAGACATGCTGAAGATCAGAGGTTAAAGAGTGCCAGGGGTAGGGAAAAGAGCCCTGATGACATATTTGTCTGTGAAAGGGTGTGTACATCAAAGAGAATGTTAAAAAAGGTTGGTGCCTTCTCAAAGGACCCAATTCCTGATACTTGTGTTACTGTCTGTGGTGTGTCTGAGCTTGATGCATGTGCTGATGCCTGCGCTCGCACTGTTTGTGTAAACCAACATCAAGTGCCAAACTGGAATGACGCCTGCTTAAGGAGATGCCAGAGTGAATGTCTCAAACTCTCTGATTCCCGTTATTTTTAG
- the LOC108989107 gene encoding uncharacterized protein At5g64816-like isoform X1, whose translation MVEVWWSLLGAAIPAVIAGNAFRLKKRHAEDQRLKSARGREKSPDDIFVCERVCTSKRMLKKVGAFSKDPIPDTCVTVCGVSELDACADACARTVCVNQHQVPNWNDACLRRCQTCLESIKCKVLSHGVLDQNHLGALSSFFLWVRCLVDIHIRV comes from the exons ATGGTGGAAGTGTGGTGGTCCCTACTGGGGGCTGCTATCCCAGCAGTTATAGCTGGGAACGCTTTTAGATTGAAGAAAAGACATGCTGAAGATCAGAGGTTAAAGAGTGCCAGGGGTAGGGAAAAGAGCCCTGATGACATATTTGTCTGTGAAAGGGTGTGTACATCAAAGAGAATGTTAAAAAAGGTTGGTGCCTTCTCAAAGGACCCAATTCCTGATACTTGTGTTACTGTCTGTGGTGTGTCTGAGCTTGATGCATGTGCTGATGCCTGCGCTCGCACTGTTTGTGTAAACCAACATCAAGTGCCAAACTGGAATGACGCCTGCTTAAGGAGATGCCAGA CATGTCTTGAATCCATCAAATGCAAGGTGCTATCACATGGTGTCTTGGATCAGAACCATTTAGGTGCAttgtcaagtttttttttatgggtgcGTTGCCTCGTTGACATACATATCAGAGTATAA
- the LOC108989113 gene encoding small GTPase LIP1: MFWRDRERDNKEQNGGPPCGQVRVLVVGDSGVGKTSLVHLIIKGSSVVRPPQTIGCTVGVKHTTYGNTGSSSSSIKGDSERDFFVELWDVSGHDRYKDCRSLFYSQINGIIFVHDLSQRRTKTSLQKWAAEIAANGTFSAPLGSGGPFGLPVPYIVIGNKADIAAKEGTRGSSGNLVDVARQWVEKQGLLPSSEDLPLMESFPGNGSLLAAAKEARYDKEAVVKFFRTLIRRRYFSDDLPATTPWSISPVQRASHRLDENLSDEDQPYKNIGLVGDPYKYNVLPPLPAQRNLTPPPTLYPQQPVSVSESYSLPRFSLTGSQEISRNARSKRSDINV, from the exons ATGTTTTGGAGGGACCGTGAGAGGGACAACAAAGAGCAAAACGGTGGACCGCCTTGTGGGCAGGTTCGGGTACTTGTTGTTGGCGACTCAG GTGTTGGGAAAACGTCTCTTGTTCATCTGATTATCAAAGGTTCTTCTGTTGTTCGCCCTCCTCAAACAATTGGGTGTACTGTTGGTGTGAAG CACACTACTTACGGAAATACTGGTAGCTCTTCAAGTAGCATAAAAGGTGATTCCGAGAGAGATTTCTTTGTTGAACTTTGGGATGTGTCAGGACATGATCGTTACAAAGACTGTCGGTCGCTTTTCTATTCCCAAATTAATG GCATTATTTTTGTTCACGATCTCTCCCAGAGAAGGACGAAAACAAGCTTGCAGAAATGGGCAGCTGAGATTGCTGCAAATGGGACATTTTCAGCTCCCCTAGGATCTGGAGGTCCATTTGGCTTACCTGTACCATATATTGTTATTGGTAATAAAGCTGATATTGCTGCAAAGGAGGGTACAAGAGGAAGCAGTGGCAATCTTGTTGATGTTGCTCGTCAGTGGGTTGAGAAGCAGGGTTTACTTCCATCCAGTGAGGACCTTCCACTGATGGAAAGTTTTCCCGGCAATGGAAGCCTTCTTGCA GCTGCTAAAGAAGCGAGATATGACAAGGAAGCTGTGGTGAAATTTTTTCGTACG CTAATCAGAAGAAGATACTTCTCAGATGACCTACCTGCGACAACTCCGTGGTCTATATCTCCTGTTCAGAGAGCCTCACATCGTCTAGATGAAAATTTGAGTGATGAGGATCAGCCTTACAAGAATATAGG TTTAGTTGGCGACCCTTATAAATATAACGTGCTCCCTCCCCTTCCAGCACAACGCAATCTCACACCACCTCCCACACTTTATCCCCAGCAGCCAGTTTCGGTTTCTGAAAGTTACAGCCTCCCAAGATTTTCCCTGACTGGCTCTCAAGAGATCAGCCGTAATGCCAGATCAAAGCGCTCAGATATTAATGTATGA
- the LOC108989107 gene encoding uncharacterized protein At5g64816-like isoform X3, producing the protein MVEVWWSLLGAAIPAVIAGNAFRLKKRHAEDQRLKSARGREKSPDDIFVCERVCTSKRMLKKVGAFSKDPIPDTCVTVCGVSELDACADACARTVCVNQHQVPNWNDACLRRCQMVIFIGGSCTKLSQG; encoded by the exons ATGGTGGAAGTGTGGTGGTCCCTACTGGGGGCTGCTATCCCAGCAGTTATAGCTGGGAACGCTTTTAGATTGAAGAAAAGACATGCTGAAGATCAGAGGTTAAAGAGTGCCAGGGGTAGGGAAAAGAGCCCTGATGACATATTTGTCTGTGAAAGGGTGTGTACATCAAAGAGAATGTTAAAAAAGGTTGGTGCCTTCTCAAAGGACCCAATTCCTGATACTTGTGTTACTGTCTGTGGTGTGTCTGAGCTTGATGCATGTGCTGATGCCTGCGCTCGCACTGTTTGTGTAAACCAACATCAAGTGCCAAACTGGAATGACGCCTGCTTAAGGAGATGCCAGA TGGTGATATTTATAGGCGGTTCTTGTACCAAGTTAAGCCAAGGGTAG